TTTGGAAATGAACGACAAACAGGAAACTGACTATGAATCCACTACAATCGCACAACGCCCTGAATTTAGGCGGCCTATACTCTCCGGAGTTTGAAAAGGAGAACTGTGGTTTTGGTTTGATTGCCAATATGGACGACAAGCCTAGCCACTGGCTGGTTGAAACGGCAATTGAATCCTTGGCAAACATGACCCACCGAGGTGGTGTTGCTGCCGACTGTTGTACAGGTGACGGTTGTGGTCTTTTGATCAAAAAGCCAATGGACTTCTTAGCCTCTGTAGCCAACGAAAGCGGTATTAGCTTAGGTTCTATCTATGCTGCCGGTATGGTTTTCCTAAACCAGGATGCCACCAAAGCCGAGTTGGCTCGTCAAACATTGGAAAGCAACCTTAGTGCTAACGGCCTAACCGTTGCCGGCTGGCGTAAAGTACCGGTACGTTCTGAAGTGCTGGGTGCGCAAGCTGCAGGCATGGAGCCTTTGATTGAGCAGGTATTTGTTAATGCCGCCGAAGGCATGGAAGAAGCCGAGTTCAACCGCATTCTGTTTACAGCGCGTCGTAAAACAGAAATGGCGATTGAACCTGCAGATGGTACTTTCTACATTGCGTCTTTGAATAGTCAGTTATTGTCCTATAAAGGTCTGGTCATGCCTAAAGAGCTTCCTGAGTTCTATCTTGACCTGAAAAACCCTGCATTTGCGTCGTCATCGATCTCATACCATCAGCGTTTCTCAACCAACACCACACCACAGTGGCGTCTGGCCCAGCCATTCCGCTTCCTGGCACACAACGGTGAGTTGAACACTATCCGCGGTAACCGTAACTGGGCCTTGGCACGCCAGAAAAAATTCGCCACCCCGCTACTTCCTGAACTAGGCGAGCTGAAGCCGCTGGTTTCTCAGGAAGGTTCGGATTCGAACTCATTGGATAATATGATCGAAATCCTAATGATGGGTGACATGCATATTTTCCAGGCATTGCGCCTGTTGGTGCCACCGGCTTGGCAGAATATCCCAAGCATGGATGCTGACAAAAAAGCCTTCCTGGAATACAACTCCATGCACATGGAGCCATGGGATGGCCCGGCCGGTATGGTTCTTAACACAGGTAAGTACGCGATTTGTGGTGTGGACCGTAACGGTCTACGCCCGACACGTTATGTCATCACTAAAGACCGTCATATCACTTTTGCATCAGAAATCGGTGTTTATAACTACGCGCCGGAAGACGTGGTCGAAAAAGGCCGCTTGAAGCCAGGCCAGATGATCGCGGTAGACTTGGAAAACGGCACTCTGGTCAAGCCGGATGAGATCGATAACCAGCTAAAATCAGCCAACCCATACCGTGAGTGGATGGATTCAGGCTATATGCATATCGAAGAGACCCTGAACCAAGACGAAAAAACGCTTGATTGGGATAGCCTGACATCAGAAACCTACCAGAAATATTTCCAGGTAACCTTCGAAGAGCGCGATGCGGTTATCCGCGTCTTGGCTGAAGACGGTCAGGAAGCGACGGTATCGATGGGTGACGATGCGCCTTTACCGGTGTTCTCACACAAGCCGCGTTCAGTATTCGATTACTTCCGCCAGATGTTCGCGCAGGTAACTAACCCGCCGATCGACCCGCTACGTGAAAATATCGTAATGTCATTGAACACCTGTTTCGGTCGCGAACTGAACATGTTCGAAGCGGGTCCTGAGCACGCCAAACGCTTGGAAGTTCGTTCTCCGGTACTTAGCCCGTCAATGATGCAACAGCTAATGGACTTCGATGCGCCAGGTTATGACAACGTTAAGATTTCCCTGCACTATGACCATGAAGAAAAAGGTCTAGAACAGGCGATCAAAGACGTCTGTGCTTTGGCAGCCGCAGAAGTTCAAGCCGGCAAGACCATTCTGGTACTATCTGATCTGGATATCGAAAACGGTAAGACCACGATTCCGGCAGCGATGGCGACCGGTGCGGTTCACCACCACTTGATTACCGAAGGTCTGCGTACCGAAGCGAACATCGTGGTAGAAACCGCGACAGCACGTGACCCTCACCACTTTGCGGTATTGTTCGGTTACGGTGCAACAGCGGTTTATCCATATATGGCCTACCAAGCCATTGAAGATATGCGCCGTTCTAACGAACTGGATGCGGAAACTCCTGTTAACACTTACATCAAAAACTACCGTAAGGGTATCAACAAAGGTCTGTTCAAGATCCTATCGAAGATGGGTATCTCGACCATTACCTCTTACCGTGGTTCACAGCTGTTTGAAGCCGTGGGTCTAAGCTCTGATATCGTTGACCTATGTTTCAAAGGCACACCAAGCCGTATCCAAGGTACTAAATACGAGCACTTGGAGCTGGATCAGCGTCGTTTGGCGTGGGAAGCGTTTAACCCACGTAAGCCTCTACAGCAAGGTGGTCTATTCAAGTATGTTCACGGTGGTGAATACCACGCTTTCAACCCGGAAGTGGTTAACAGCATCCGTGAAGCGGTACAAAAAGACGATCAGGCTTCATACAACAAATTCCGTGACCTGGTAAACAACCGTCCGGCCATGACGGTACGTGATCTGTTCACCTTTAAAGACGACATCAAAGGTATCGACATCTCTGAAGTCGAACCGGTTGAATCAATCTATAAGCGTTTCGATTCGGCAGGTATCTCTTTGGGTGCTTTATCACCGGAAGCGCACGAATCGCTGGCGACGGCGATGAACCGCCTAGGTGCACGTTCTAACTCGGGTGAAGGGGCGGAAGATCCTTCTCGCTACGGCACAGAGAAAATGTCTAAGATCAAGCAGATCGCATCAGGTCGTTTCGGTGTTACCGCACACTATCTGCGTAATGCCGAAGTGCTACAGATCAAAGTTGCTCAGGGCGCCAAGCCGGGTGAAGGCGGACAGCTACCGGGTCACAAAGTTGATGTGACCATCGCTAAATTACGTCACTCGGTACCGGGTGTAACTCTGATTTCACCGCCTCCGCACCACGATATTTACTCGATCGAAGATTTGGCACAGCTAATCTACGATCTAAAACAGATCAACCCTAATGCGTTGGTATCGGTGAAACTGGTTGCCGAGCCGGGCGTGGGGACAATCGCCGCCGGTGTTGCCAAGGCTTACGCTGACTTAATCACTATCTCCGGTTATGACGGTGGTACCGGTGCATCGCCGATGACTTCGGTTAAATATGCCGGTAACCCGTTTGAGATGGGGCTGGCGGAAGCGCATCAGGTACTTCGTGCCAACGACCTACGTGGTCAGGTAATCGTACAGGCCGATGGTGGTCTGAAAACCGGTTTGGATGTTATCAAAGCCGCCATCCTGGGTGCGGAATCATTCGGTTTCGGTATCGTACCGATGATCGCGCTAGGTTGTAAATACCTACGAATCTGTCACTTGAATACTTGTGCGGTAGGTGTTGCAACACAGGATAAGCGCCTGCGTAAAGAGCACTATATCGGTATGCCGGAAATGGTGATGAACTACTTCAAGTTCGTTGCCGAAGAAACACGTGAGTGGATGGCGAAATTGGGTGTGAGCACACTAGGTGAGTTGGTCGGTCGCGTCGATCTACTGAAGATGATCGACGAGCCGCTAACCGAGAAACAGAAAAACATCGATCTTTCGGCGTTCATCACCGATGCAGGTGTACCGGCGGATAAACCGCACACGGTACAGGTAGATCGCAACAACCCGTGGGACCACGGTGACATCGCTGAAGAGATGGTTAAAGAAACCCTACCGGCCATCGAAGCCAAAGCCGGTGGTACTTTCGAATTCAACCTAGTCAACACAGGCCGTTCTATCGGTGCGCGTGTTGCCGGTGAAATCGCCGACCGTTACGGCAACAACGGCATGAAAAACCAGCCGATCACCTTGAAACTAACCGGTATCGCCGGTCAGTCGTTCGGTGTATTCAACGTTGACGGTCTGAACCTGCACCTGGAAGGTGATGCCAACGATTACGTCGGTAAAGGTATGGCCGGTGGTGAAATCGTCATCCGTCCACCAGCCGGTTCGACATTCGATGCAAAAAACACGCCTATCGTCGGTAACACCTGTTTGTACGGTGCGACAGGCGGTAAGTTGCTAGCCAACGGTACCGGTGGTGAGCGTTTCGGTGTGCGTAACTCCGGTGCGGTCGCGGTGGTTGAAGGCTTAGGCGACCACGGTTGTGAATATATGACCGGTGGTACCGTTGTCAGCCTTGGTGAAGTCGGTGTTAACTTCGGTGCCGGTATGTCAGGTGGTATGGCGTTCATCCTGGATGAAGGCAAGAACCTGCCGGATCGCCTGAACCCGGAGATGGTTGAAGCGATTCGCATCGATACGGAAAACACTGAAGAATACCGTGTTTATCTGAAATCGTTGATTACAGAATATGTTGAAAAGACAAACAGCCCATGGGGTCAGACAATTCTGGATAATTTCAGCACTTATATCGGACAGTTCTGGTTAGTTAAGTCGCGCTCTATCGATATCGAAGCGCTATTCGATCTATTTGCCAAAGACGCTGACTAGGAAGGAATTTAAAAATGCCAAATGTAAGACAATTTTTAGAACTAAACCGCCAGCTTCCTGAAAAGAAAGCGGCCAACGAGCGTAACAAAGAGTTTGCCGAAATCTATTCGGAATTCAAACTGGAAGACGCCATGGCACAGGCCGACCGTTGTTTGCACTGTGGTAACCCATACTGCGAATACGCTTGCCCGGTTCACAACTATATTCCGAACTGGCTGAAGCTGGTGGCCGAAGGCAATATCATGGAAGCGGTTGAGATCTCTCACAAGACCAACTCGCTACCGGAAATGTGTGGTCGTATCTGTCCGCAAGACCGTCTATGTGAACAGGCTTGTACGCTTGAAGACACCAACTTCGGTGCGGTCACCATCGGTCAGGTGGAAAAATACATCACCGATACGGCGTTCGCGCAAGGTTGGAAGCCGGATCTATCAAACGTTGTCATGACCGACAAAAAAGTCGCGATTATCGGTGGCGGCCCTGCCGGTATCGCTGCGGCTGACGTGCTAGCGCGTAACGGTGTTAAAGCCGTGGTATACGAAAAGCAGCCGGAGATCGGCGGTCTTTTGACTTTCGGTATTCCACAGTTCAAATTGGATAAAGACATCGTTGTGCGTCGTCGTGAGATTCTGGAAAGCATGGGCATCGAGTTCCACTGCAATACAGAAATCGGTAAAGACGTGCAGTTCCAGGACCTGCTGGACAACCACGATGCGGTATTCCTGGGTATGGGTACCTACAAGCCAATGGCCGGTCGTTTCCCGGGTGAAGACCTGCCGGGTGTTCATAAAGCGTTGGATTTCCTAATCGGTAACGTCAAAAAAGAACTAGGCATGGCAAACGATCCAGAACCTTATATCAGCATGGCTGGTAAAAAGGTTGTGGTTCTAGGTGGAGGGGACACCACGATGGACTGTACCCGTACTTCTATCCGCCAAGGTGCCGAAGACGTTTACTGTGTTTACCGTCGTGACGAAGCCAATATGCCGGGTTCACGCGCCGAAGTACAAAACGCCAAGGAAGAAGGTGTTCAGTTCAAGTTCAATCTGGCTCCGGTAGAAGTGATCGGTAACGGTAAGGTTGAAGGTATCAAGGTAGCCGAAACACGCATGGGTGAGCCGGATGCATCGGGTCGTCGTCGTGCCGAGATCGTTGAAGGTTCCGAGCAAACTATCGAATGTGATGCGGTTATCGTTGCCTTCGGTTTCCAGCCAAACCCACCAGCATGGTTTGCAGACTTCGCTATCAATGTTAACGATTGGAACGGCGTGGTCGCCTCTAAAGACAGCCTATACCCATTCCAGACAACGAATCCGAAAGTATTCGCCGGTGGTGATATGGTTCGTGGTTCAAGTTTGGTGGTAGAAGCGATTGCCGAAGGGCGTTCAGCAGCAGAAGGGATTTTGGATTTCCTAGAAGTTTAAAATTCGTTTAAGATTCCCTTAACAATCTGCCTTAAAGAAACCCGCAAGGAAATTATTCCTTAGCGGGTTTTTTATTGCCCTAAATAACGGCATAATCCTGAATATTTATTAGTATATGTAATATTCTGTATAATCATAGAAAACTTTATTACCAATTTAATGACTAACACTAGCTAAGTTTTAAGTCGATAAACGGAGATAAGATGGAAATATTAGATTGGGCTGCAATTCTCGGAGCCCTTGCTTGGACACCTCACGTCTTTTCGGTTATAAAAAACGCAGTAACAAAACCAGTCATTCGGGTAATCACCAAACGTGACGGGGAGATTGGCTTTACAGTTCTTGGCCCAATTTTCAATATTCGAATTGCCTTCTCTGTCGAAAATCGAGACATAGTCGTATCAGGTCTAAAAATTAAACTGGTACACGAAAGCGGCGAAGAAAAAATATTTGAATGGCAAGGTATTCGTCAGCAGGTTTTAAAAATGACCGCTCCAGATGGAAGTGTTTTGCCATACGAAAAAGAACAATCTGTATTAGCGATTAAATTAAACCAAAAAGAAATTGAAGAGCGATCTATAGAGTGCCAAGAAACCCTTTATTTGAATAATAAGTACGATCTTGAGTTAGCAGCAGTAAAAAAACTCTCATACTTAAAACAACAAGAAAAATATGAGCCTAAAGAGTTCATTGCGTGTCAAGAAATGACAGACCTTTACAGCTTTATAAAGCAATCATTTTCTTGGAAGACTGGAAGGTATACTGCAACAATTGAATTACATTCACCAGAGGAATTTAAACTCGTAGACAACCAATATGAGTTCATCCTCACTCCAATTGATATTGAACGACTCGAAAAAAACAAACAAAATATCGAACTTGATTACAAAAATAACTTCGTTCCACAAAATGATAAAGAATTCAAAAAAGTAGACTGGAACTGGTGTAATCCCACACTAAAAAAGCTTACAAATTAAACTCAAAATAATCGAAGAGTCTGAGTAAACTTAAATGCAGCGGTTGCGAAGCCTTTTTAATTATTTTACTTTGCCTTAATTTCATTTAATAGGCTTCACCCTACTTTGTTGCTTGTCCAACAAAGTAGGCAAAAAAAGACACCCTGTTACATAAATAGGCAGGTTCTAAACTTGTTCACTGAAATTCTCGAACTCGCGCCGCAAGCTTCGCTCAAACATGCGAGAATTTTTCATCGTTCACTACGTTAAGAACTCTGCTCTATTTATTCCAAAGGGACTTTTGGCGTCAAAGTCATTTTTCTTAGGTGGTTAAATATCACGCACCTAACTCAAAACCTACGATTAAATAAGCGACGTTGAATCAAAATAACGTGCGCGGAACGGGCCCCCTTTTGTAAGCTCTTGTGATTTCAATTAGCGAAGGATGCGGTTAAGAATTCCCGCATGTTTGAGCGCAGCGAGTTCGGGAATTCCAGCAGACGAGCTTAGTGAAATAAAGGGCGTCATCAGGGTGCCCTTTTTGTGGTTACTATTTTTGGGCAAGCAAAAATAGTAACGTGAAGCCCAATATAGAAATCCAAAGATATAACGATGTCTATAAGGGCTTCGCAACCATCTAAACCAAATCATTACCCCTTAAACAAAGCTCAACACCTAAAATTCAAAAAAATAATTGGGGTCAGTGAAATGCTAACCAGTTTACATAAAGACAGTTGAGCAAAAAACATCTGATGATAGTTAAATCAGTGCTGACAATTTTTGGCAAAAATCTGTATCATCCCCATTTTTCTTCAGCACATAAAATTTACTCCGAATTTCCCTGCTAAATGTCTTAGGATATTTTGTGAGTAAGCTTAATTACGAGATAAGAAATGGAAAACCAACTTCTTTTTGCCTTTAGTGTGTTCATGGGCTTTTTCGCCATTATGAACCCGGTGGCGATTGTGCCGATATTCTTGAGTTTGACGCGCAGTGAAGACAGCCATACTACCCGCTTTATTGCGGTGCGCTCGCTGATGCTGGCGTTTATTATCGTTGCGGTATTTTCGATTACCGGTAACTTTATCTTTACCATTTTCGGTTTGACGGTATCGGCGTTTCAGATCACCGGGGGCTTGATTCTGTTTGTCATTGGTATGCAGATGTTGCAAGGCTCGCAATCAAGCGTGCAGAACCCAAGCGAGAAAGACCGCAAACAATCACGCGAAGCCGCCTTGGGAATTGCCATTTCTCCGTTGGCGATGCCGATTTTGGCCGGACCGGGTACCATTACCACGGCGATGAGTTTTTCCGCAGGTGGCGATATATTGCCGGTGCTTATCACCATTGCGATGTTCGCGGTCATGTGTGTCATCACCTATTTCTTGTTTATCTACGGCGAGAAATTCATCACCTACATCGGTGCCAGCGCCTTGGGTGTGATCACCCGTATGATGGGGATGATTCTGGCAGTAATCGGTACACAAATGGTCGTGAGCGGTATCCAGGGCGCCTTCAATCTTTAAGCTGCGCCAAACTTCAAAATAGAGCTTTATTATCGATGTTCGCGATGGGCAAGCAAGCCATTCGCGAGCAAAAGATCTTTTTCCGGCAAAATCCGCTATAATAAAATCATCTTTATTAACAGTCACTTGCAAGGAACGATCATGAAAACAGCTCGGTTTTTCTTGTTCGCTAGCGTCACGCTAATGCTCTCTGCCTGCGGCACTGAAAATAAAAACGAACTCAAGGTCACCGCCACGGCCTATACCTCAACCCACTCCCAAACCGATAAGACACCGTTTCTCGCTGCCTGGAACAATGAACTCGAACCGGGCATGAAAGCGATTGCGGTCTCACGCGATTTATTGCAACATGGCTTAACAAACGGCAGCAAGGTGACTATCTCCGGCTTACCGGGCGAATATATCGTGCTCGATAAGATGCATAAACGCTGGGAAAAGAAAATCGATATCTATATGGGCTTGGATCATCAGGCCGCTAAAGAATGGGGCAAGCAAGAAGTCACCATCAGCTGGATCGCCGCAAACCAATAGTCGTCACAAATAGCCAAAACCAATTTATCTCAACCGGTTTCTGTACAGATTATCAATCCAATAACTTCTCTTGAATGGTTTCGCTCTCAACATAGGGTAAATACTGAGTTAACAACTGCTGATAAATCCCCTCTTGCTTCAGCTGCTTCAAAACCTTAGCCAAACCCTCCGCCAACGCCTTATGTTTGACATGAACATAGGGGTAAGCAAACTCTTCAACCAGAATCCCCACTTGCTGCAAAGTCTTATATTTCTCTTGAGCTAAATTAGGCGAGATACGAGATTGCAAATCAATATATAGATCCACTCGTCCTGCCAACAATTGATCCAGACTGAACTGAACCTCGGAATTGGAAACGATGCTGCTCTTTGGCAAGACCTTGTTTAACTCTCGCTCTGTGCGTAAAGAGCCGATTAAATGAGCAACATAAAGATTGCTGTCTTGTAAGCTCTGCCAGCTGTCGACATGAAACTCATCATTGTTAGCAATAGCGACAACACGATTGATAAACACTGGCTCGTCGACACGAACCATATTGGCATAGGTTTCACCATAGGCGAAAATTCGGTTGGGTTCACCGTCCACTTCACCATTATTGGCCATAAGTGAACTGCGCTTTAAGGGCAACTGCTTAATCGAAAATTCATAACCTAATCGAGTAAAAGCCTGAAGATATAACTGGTAAAAAAAGCGGTATAAAGGCGCCGAATCCGGGGACATGGGAAACCCCATAACGAAGCTTTTTTTGGCTTGTGCTAAAGAAGGAGCCGATGATAACTCAATCGTCTGAAATTGATTGACTGGCTGTGACATGGCCGCAACGGGGCCGCTACATAAGGCAATAAAAATGATTCGATTAAAAGCCACGCCGGCCAATCGATTAAAACACCGATTGAAGCTAAATCTTTTCAAAAAAAACATAAATATGGCCGGGGCTTGTTTCAATCTACTATTAGGGCCATCATAACCTCAACAGAGATAAAATTCAGCCCTTGGCAAACACTTATGCAACAAATATTTCTAGCAAGAAATATCGACACTTATCCAGCAATAATACGTTTTATCGGTGCTTATTCATCTGAGAAAACCCGGACATTCCAATCCTTTGCGAGCCCGTCTTCGGCAAGACAATAGTTCTGAAAAAAATCGACGATATAGTCTTTTTGGCAGTGCAGCTCGAAATCGGCCATTGAAGCCCAGATTTCGTTAAACACTATCGGGAAACCGGTTCCCTCGGCAAAAGAGCTGGCAACCTGCCGGGTGACTCGGTATTGAATACAGCCGTCTTCTCTTAAGGTTTGCGGCTCTAGCGAACGTAGCACTTCAAACAGGGCTTGTTCCTGACCGGCTTTAGGCAAAAATTCGGCAATACAGTAAACTTTGGATGACATCCTATTCCTTATTGATTAAGTCCATCATTGTGTTGTTGGATAAATTCGATTAGCTTTTCCAGCGGCAAGGGCCTGCTATAGTAGAAACCTTGGATTTCATCACAACCTATTTTTTTGAGAAGCGCGCACTGCGCTTGTGTCTCAACCCCTTCGGCGAGCACTTTCAAGCCCAAATTATGCCCCATTTCGATAATACTTGCAGTAATCGCATAATCATCATTACCGTCTTCCAATTCACGAATAAAGGATTGGTCGATTTTCAAGCGGCTTGCGGGTAACGATTTTAAATAACTCAATGATGAATAGGCGATACCAAAATCGTCAATCGAGACCGTCATTCTTTCTTGCTGAAATCGGCTCAGGGTTTGAATCGCTTCTTGCGGTGAGCGCATCACCGCGCTTTCGGTGAGCTCCAAGTCGATTTTTTCGGCTTTGACACCGGTGCGATGCAACAATGCCAATAGATGATCAAGCAGGGAGGGCTCTTCAAATTGTCTGGCAGACAAATTGATACTCATGCTATGCAGGTCGATACCCTTTAATTGCAAAGTTTTCAGGTCGATCAATGCCTGCTCAAAAATCCAATACCCCAAAGGCACAATCAACCCGGTGTGCTCGGCGATAGGAATGAAATCGGCGGGACTCAAGCTGCCCAGCTCCTTGTCCTGCCAACGAACCAAAGCCTCGACCCCGCAGATCTGTTCGGTCTGTATATTGATTTTTGGCTGATATTCCAAATAAAAGCCTTTTTGTTCGTTGATGGCGCGGCGCAGGCTATTCTCGATACGCAGTCGAGCTTGTGATAACGACAACAGATTCTGTTGAAATAGTAGATAACGGTTGCGCCCTTGGATTTTGGCCTCGTTCATCGCGGTTTCGGCTTCGCGCGCCAATAATATAAAATCATCACTCGGCTCGACTTTAAAGGCGATACCGACACTACAGGTCAAAATCACCT
Above is a window of Thiomicrorhabdus sediminis DNA encoding:
- a CDS encoding putative quinol monooxygenase, whose translation is MSSKVYCIAEFLPKAGQEQALFEVLRSLEPQTLREDGCIQYRVTRQVASSFAEGTGFPIVFNEIWASMADFELHCQKDYIVDFFQNYCLAEDGLAKDWNVRVFSDE
- a CDS encoding MarC family protein, which translates into the protein MENQLLFAFSVFMGFFAIMNPVAIVPIFLSLTRSEDSHTTRFIAVRSLMLAFIIVAVFSITGNFIFTIFGLTVSAFQITGGLILFVIGMQMLQGSQSSVQNPSEKDRKQSREAALGIAISPLAMPILAGPGTITTAMSFSAGGDILPVLITIAMFAVMCVITYFLFIYGEKFITYIGASALGVITRMMGMILAVIGTQMVVSGIQGAFNL
- the gltB gene encoding glutamate synthase large subunit, with the protein product MNPLQSHNALNLGGLYSPEFEKENCGFGLIANMDDKPSHWLVETAIESLANMTHRGGVAADCCTGDGCGLLIKKPMDFLASVANESGISLGSIYAAGMVFLNQDATKAELARQTLESNLSANGLTVAGWRKVPVRSEVLGAQAAGMEPLIEQVFVNAAEGMEEAEFNRILFTARRKTEMAIEPADGTFYIASLNSQLLSYKGLVMPKELPEFYLDLKNPAFASSSISYHQRFSTNTTPQWRLAQPFRFLAHNGELNTIRGNRNWALARQKKFATPLLPELGELKPLVSQEGSDSNSLDNMIEILMMGDMHIFQALRLLVPPAWQNIPSMDADKKAFLEYNSMHMEPWDGPAGMVLNTGKYAICGVDRNGLRPTRYVITKDRHITFASEIGVYNYAPEDVVEKGRLKPGQMIAVDLENGTLVKPDEIDNQLKSANPYREWMDSGYMHIEETLNQDEKTLDWDSLTSETYQKYFQVTFEERDAVIRVLAEDGQEATVSMGDDAPLPVFSHKPRSVFDYFRQMFAQVTNPPIDPLRENIVMSLNTCFGRELNMFEAGPEHAKRLEVRSPVLSPSMMQQLMDFDAPGYDNVKISLHYDHEEKGLEQAIKDVCALAAAEVQAGKTILVLSDLDIENGKTTIPAAMATGAVHHHLITEGLRTEANIVVETATARDPHHFAVLFGYGATAVYPYMAYQAIEDMRRSNELDAETPVNTYIKNYRKGINKGLFKILSKMGISTITSYRGSQLFEAVGLSSDIVDLCFKGTPSRIQGTKYEHLELDQRRLAWEAFNPRKPLQQGGLFKYVHGGEYHAFNPEVVNSIREAVQKDDQASYNKFRDLVNNRPAMTVRDLFTFKDDIKGIDISEVEPVESIYKRFDSAGISLGALSPEAHESLATAMNRLGARSNSGEGAEDPSRYGTEKMSKIKQIASGRFGVTAHYLRNAEVLQIKVAQGAKPGEGGQLPGHKVDVTIAKLRHSVPGVTLISPPPHHDIYSIEDLAQLIYDLKQINPNALVSVKLVAEPGVGTIAAGVAKAYADLITISGYDGGTGASPMTSVKYAGNPFEMGLAEAHQVLRANDLRGQVIVQADGGLKTGLDVIKAAILGAESFGFGIVPMIALGCKYLRICHLNTCAVGVATQDKRLRKEHYIGMPEMVMNYFKFVAEETREWMAKLGVSTLGELVGRVDLLKMIDEPLTEKQKNIDLSAFITDAGVPADKPHTVQVDRNNPWDHGDIAEEMVKETLPAIEAKAGGTFEFNLVNTGRSIGARVAGEIADRYGNNGMKNQPITLKLTGIAGQSFGVFNVDGLNLHLEGDANDYVGKGMAGGEIVIRPPAGSTFDAKNTPIVGNTCLYGATGGKLLANGTGGERFGVRNSGAVAVVEGLGDHGCEYMTGGTVVSLGEVGVNFGAGMSGGMAFILDEGKNLPDRLNPEMVEAIRIDTENTEEYRVYLKSLITEYVEKTNSPWGQTILDNFSTYIGQFWLVKSRSIDIEALFDLFAKDAD
- a CDS encoding 3D domain-containing protein, translated to MKTARFFLFASVTLMLSACGTENKNELKVTATAYTSTHSQTDKTPFLAAWNNELEPGMKAIAVSRDLLQHGLTNGSKVTISGLPGEYIVLDKMHKRWEKKIDIYMGLDHQAAKEWGKQEVTISWIAANQ
- a CDS encoding EAL domain-containing protein — encoded protein: MENNSQFRVLPHHGYSTENYRKTVMLRIKFSVVLILIFSVFSLWQNLESDLILAISLFLVPLFGFGVVGFCKSIDALEVMLFYLKSIALLVLIIVPLFIENQSSDFQIRVAMIYALLYFAYISDFLYINKMRFFGFAAIGCLGAFFLPVELTTRIVLVLALIFITLLAFDTVKLRQQNMQLIDELQQSSEETIYKLSHFDSLTGFPNRTMFAELGEIYTKEPEWKQKRLAVLAIGLDGFKAINESFGHSTGDLVLQQVSTRIKQIAARHQNIVSRFGGDHFTVAIMNYPDKETVERLAQKLLATLAEPIELEDEQVILTCSVGIAFKVEPSDDFILLAREAETAMNEAKIQGRNRYLLFQQNLLSLSQARLRIENSLRRAINEQKGFYLEYQPKINIQTEQICGVEALVRWQDKELGSLSPADFIPIAEHTGLIVPLGYWIFEQALIDLKTLQLKGIDLHSMSINLSARQFEEPSLLDHLLALLHRTGVKAEKIDLELTESAVMRSPQEAIQTLSRFQQERMTVSIDDFGIAYSSLSYLKSLPASRLKIDQSFIRELEDGNDDYAITASIIEMGHNLGLKVLAEGVETQAQCALLKKIGCDEIQGFYYSRPLPLEKLIEFIQQHNDGLNQ
- a CDS encoding substrate-binding periplasmic protein — protein: MSQPVNQFQTIELSSAPSLAQAKKSFVMGFPMSPDSAPLYRFFYQLYLQAFTRLGYEFSIKQLPLKRSSLMANNGEVDGEPNRIFAYGETYANMVRVDEPVFINRVVAIANNDEFHVDSWQSLQDSNLYVAHLIGSLRTERELNKVLPKSSIVSNSEVQFSLDQLLAGRVDLYIDLQSRISPNLAQEKYKTLQQVGILVEEFAYPYVHVKHKALAEGLAKVLKQLKQEGIYQQLLTQYLPYVESETIQEKLLD
- a CDS encoding FAD-dependent oxidoreductase, whose product is MPNVRQFLELNRQLPEKKAANERNKEFAEIYSEFKLEDAMAQADRCLHCGNPYCEYACPVHNYIPNWLKLVAEGNIMEAVEISHKTNSLPEMCGRICPQDRLCEQACTLEDTNFGAVTIGQVEKYITDTAFAQGWKPDLSNVVMTDKKVAIIGGGPAGIAAADVLARNGVKAVVYEKQPEIGGLLTFGIPQFKLDKDIVVRRREILESMGIEFHCNTEIGKDVQFQDLLDNHDAVFLGMGTYKPMAGRFPGEDLPGVHKALDFLIGNVKKELGMANDPEPYISMAGKKVVVLGGGDTTMDCTRTSIRQGAEDVYCVYRRDEANMPGSRAEVQNAKEEGVQFKFNLAPVEVIGNGKVEGIKVAETRMGEPDASGRRRAEIVEGSEQTIECDAVIVAFGFQPNPPAWFADFAINVNDWNGVVASKDSLYPFQTTNPKVFAGGDMVRGSSLVVEAIAEGRSAAEGILDFLEV